A window of Actinomycetota bacterium genomic DNA:
GCCAGCCAGCTCATCGGCCGCGGCGTCCACCGCCCACAGCAGCTGATCAGGGTCGAAACCGTCGATGTCATCGACCGACGCGCCGATGCGCCCGTCCAACACGCCGCGGTCTTCGACCGGCAGGTCACGGGCACGCGCCACGATGCGGCGCACCTGCGACCACGACAAGCGCCCGTCGTTGAACAGCCCCGCGGTCACCGGCAGGTGGCGCAGCACCTGACTGGCGGTGATCAACACCCACCGCTCAGCCCCCGTCAGATGGTGGGCGGCCCGCCAGGTGCAGATCCAACGGCGACCCCTCCACCTGCTCGACCACCCCCGACGCGTGCAGCTCGCCCACCAGCTCCACGATCGCCGCGTCCAGACGGTTGCGCTCATCCAACAGCCGCCCCAACTCGCCCAGCGCCTGCACCCCCCGCGCGACCGTGGCTCACGCACCCGCTCGCGGTCCTCGGTTGCTACAGCCATCACCATCTCCCTACCCAACCGGCGTCACCGAACCCTGTGACCGAACCCTGGTACCGACCCCTGTGACCGAACTTGTGTTCGAATCGAACGCTACCGCCCGCCTGCGACAACCAGCCTCGACGTCCAACCGAACCTGGGGACAACCCGCCCCGACGTTCCCTATGGCGCTCAGCTCACGTCGACGAGACCAGCGCCACCGGCAGGTGCGCGAACGCATCGGCGAGCCGCAGACGGCCGTCATCCAGCGGCAGGACACGGTCGGTGAGCAGCTCCCGCGCCCCGTCGGCGCCCGGCACCTGCACGATCGTGTCGCCCCACCTCTCCCCCACAGGCCACCCCCCGCCGCCGAGCGCGACGGTGCACCGCGGCGCGATCGCGGCGATCCACTCGTCGGCGCCGCGGCGGAGGAACGCCACCACCCGGTCGTGGTAGGCACCGCTGGCCACGACCGGTTCGTAGGTGCCGTCCCGCAGGAGTGCCGGACGGGCCTGGCGGGCTTGCAGGGCCCGCCACACAACCAGCAGCTTGATCCGCCCGTCACGCCAGTTCTCGCGGGCGTCGTCGGCGGCCGCGACCGGGTCGGCGGCAACCGCCGTCCGGACGTCGTCCAGCAGCCGCCGGCGGTGGACGTAGTCGACGGGCCTGCGGTTGTCAGGATCCACCAGGCTCCAGTCCCACACCTCGGTGCCCTGGTACGTGTCGGGCACGCCGGGCGCGGCGAGCTTGAGCAGCACTTGGCTCAGACTGTTCACGGCGCCAGGCAGCGCCAGACGGCCGGCGAAACGGCGGACGTCCGCCACGAACTGCTCGTCCCCCAGGAGCCGATCGACGAAGCCGAGGAGTGCTCGCTCGTACCGTTCGTCGGGGTCGAGCCACGACGTGTTGACCTTCGCCTCCCGGGCGGCCTTCTGAGCGAACTGCCGCGCCCGTGCCGGCACGTCGGTCTCGTCGTATCGATGCAGCGGCCACATCCCGACCAGCGTCTGGTACAGCAGCCACTCCTCGTTGCGGTCGG
This region includes:
- a CDS encoding 13E12 repeat family protein, giving the protein MITASQVLRHLPVTAGLFNDGRLSWSQVRRIVARARDLPVEDRGVLDGRIGASVDDIDGFDPDQLLWAVDAAADELAG